A genomic region of Janthinobacterium lividum contains the following coding sequences:
- a CDS encoding YoaK family protein, whose translation MPLHYLSRLSGSARDTQANLQLGCVLALVAGAVNAGGFLAIGGYTSHMTGIVSGMADDLALGNITVALAALGAWLAFVSGAAVTAIMVNWGKRRRLHSQFAASLLLEAALLLLFGLTGNYLAAMPDVLGPVTILLLCFVMGLQNAIITKISGAVIRTTHVTGLSTDIGIELGKMAYYNRRHLPDRMVKVNRGKLRTHSLLIACFFLGGVSGALAFKHIGFPAATILLAAVLTLLSGVPVLRDLRLLWRFYRRRLHAWR comes from the coding sequence ATGCCGCTCCATTACCTGTCGCGCCTGAGCGGATCGGCGCGCGATACGCAAGCCAACCTGCAGCTGGGCTGCGTGCTGGCGCTGGTGGCGGGCGCCGTGAATGCGGGCGGTTTTCTCGCCATCGGCGGCTATACCTCGCACATGACGGGCATCGTCTCGGGCATGGCCGATGACCTGGCGCTGGGCAATATCACCGTGGCCCTGGCAGCGCTGGGCGCATGGCTGGCCTTTGTCAGCGGTGCGGCCGTCACGGCCATCATGGTGAACTGGGGCAAGCGGCGCCGGCTGCACAGCCAGTTTGCCGCCAGCCTGCTGCTGGAAGCAGCCTTGCTGTTGCTGTTCGGCTTGACGGGTAATTACCTAGCCGCCATGCCCGACGTGCTGGGCCCCGTCACCATCTTGCTGCTGTGCTTTGTGATGGGATTGCAAAACGCCATCATCACCAAGATCTCGGGCGCCGTCATCCGCACCACGCACGTGACGGGCCTGTCCACCGATATCGGCATCGAACTGGGCAAGATGGCATATTACAACCGGCGCCACCTGCCGGACCGGATGGTGAAGGTCAACCGCGGCAAGCTGAGAACGCACAGCCTGCTGATCGCCTGCTTCTTCCTCGGCGGCGTCAGCGGCGCCCTGGCCTTCAAGCACATCGGCTTTCCCGCCGCCACCATCCTGCTCGCCGCCGTGCTGACCCTGCTCTCCGGCGTGCCCGTGCTGCGCGACTTGCGCCTGCTATGGCGCTTTTACCGGCGCCGCCTGCACGCCTGGCGTTAG
- the glnE gene encoding bifunctional [glutamate--ammonia ligase]-adenylyl-L-tyrosine phosphorylase/[glutamate--ammonia-ligase] adenylyltransferase — protein MSTQPLISASRFYQRWLDAAPERAAQVAQLVRAPLDGLDFAAELAAQANAVTPPLPPERAMRRLRNLLVCGLIARDLGGQADLNEVVTAMTGFADFAIRTHVDAIMAEMVALHGMPVGEESGEEQVLMVLAMGKQGGGELNVSSDIDLIFVYPEDGDTQVTVAGQRSLSNHEFFIRMGKKLIAALAEITQDGFTFRVDMALRPNGNSGPLAASLSMVEQYLIVQGREWERYAWVKARAVTGKAEDIASLDAIVRPFVFRRYLDFGVIDAIRTMHGQIRAEVNRQERLHPDRSNNVKLGRGGIREIEFLAQVFQLIRGGRDAELRERSTRATLRTVADKGLLEPAIVEQLLGSYTFLRNLEHRLQYLDDAQTHTLPANDADRLTVAQMMGLPDTPPLLAQLEAHRVFVAGQFDEMFSDKSSGTPPADTGIDPQTSNDCAASDQQEAIEARFAVLGFHEPAACARRMLATWQAPRLQSLPEASRTRLVALVNSALPLITDCSVSNGNASQLATLGRLLDFLEAIARRSAYLSLLTEYPHTLERVVRMVCASGWAATFLTQHPILLDELLDERIRNTVPDPAALALDLQRQLDDAPGDTERQMDILREMHHAQLFQCLAQDLAGDLSVEKLADYLSQLADIIVAATVQAVWQTLPTRHRDVPKFAVIAYGKLGGKELGYVSDLDVIFLFDDDDQEAPGLYAKLAQRFITWMTSHTSAGILFDIDIALRPDGASGMLVSSVQAFERYQGSAAWVWEHQALTRARFCAGDTTIGKHFERIRDTILRKERPENGPLKGEVVAMRKKMLDAHPPRPGSFDLKQDPGGMIDIEFMVQYLVLQHAAQYPQLTANSGNIALLRLCGELGLIDAQLAALVADAYRTLRKLQHQLRLQGQDLARVEPERVRVHADNVVRLWQAIFGAAA, from the coding sequence ATGAGCACACAGCCTTTGATCTCCGCCTCCCGTTTCTACCAGCGCTGGCTGGACGCCGCCCCCGAGCGCGCCGCGCAGGTGGCGCAACTGGTGCGCGCGCCGCTGGACGGGCTCGACTTTGCCGCCGAGTTGGCCGCCCAGGCGAATGCCGTCACGCCGCCGCTGCCGCCCGAGCGGGCCATGCGCCGCCTGCGCAACCTGCTCGTCTGCGGCCTGATCGCGCGCGATCTTGGCGGCCAGGCCGACTTGAACGAAGTCGTCACGGCCATGACGGGCTTTGCCGATTTCGCCATCCGCACGCATGTGGACGCCATCATGGCCGAAATGGTGGCCCTGCACGGCATGCCTGTCGGCGAGGAGTCGGGCGAGGAACAGGTCTTGATGGTATTGGCGATGGGCAAGCAAGGCGGCGGCGAACTGAATGTCTCGTCGGATATCGACCTGATCTTTGTCTACCCGGAAGATGGCGACACGCAAGTCACCGTGGCGGGCCAGCGCAGCCTGTCCAACCACGAGTTTTTCATTCGCATGGGCAAGAAACTGATCGCCGCCCTGGCCGAGATCACGCAAGATGGTTTTACTTTCCGCGTGGACATGGCCTTGCGTCCGAACGGCAACTCGGGGCCGCTGGCCGCCAGCCTCAGCATGGTGGAACAGTACCTGATCGTGCAAGGGCGCGAATGGGAGCGCTACGCCTGGGTCAAGGCGCGCGCCGTAACGGGCAAGGCCGAGGATATCGCCTCGCTCGACGCCATCGTGCGCCCGTTTGTCTTCCGCCGCTACCTTGATTTCGGCGTCATCGATGCCATCCGCACCATGCACGGCCAGATCCGCGCCGAGGTCAACCGCCAGGAACGGCTGCACCCGGACCGCAGCAACAACGTCAAGCTGGGCCGTGGCGGCATCCGCGAAATCGAATTCCTCGCGCAAGTGTTTCAATTGATACGGGGCGGGCGCGACGCCGAGCTGCGCGAACGTTCCACGCGCGCCACCCTGCGCACGGTGGCAGACAAGGGCTTGCTGGAGCCGGCCATCGTGGAACAGTTGCTGGGTTCCTACACCTTCCTGCGCAACCTCGAACACCGGCTGCAATACCTGGACGATGCGCAAACCCACACCCTGCCCGCGAATGACGCCGACCGCCTGACCGTGGCGCAGATGATGGGCTTGCCCGACACGCCCCCCCTGCTGGCCCAGCTGGAAGCACACCGCGTATTTGTCGCCGGCCAGTTCGACGAGATGTTCAGCGACAAGAGCAGCGGCACGCCGCCGGCCGACACGGGCATCGACCCGCAAACGTCGAACGACTGCGCCGCGTCCGACCAGCAGGAAGCCATCGAAGCGCGCTTTGCCGTCCTGGGTTTCCATGAGCCCGCCGCCTGCGCGCGCCGCATGCTGGCCACGTGGCAGGCGCCCCGTTTACAGTCCTTGCCCGAAGCGAGCCGCACGCGCCTCGTCGCCCTCGTCAATTCCGCCCTGCCCCTGATCACCGATTGCTCCGTTTCCAACGGCAATGCCAGCCAGCTGGCCACCCTGGGCCGGCTGCTCGATTTCCTGGAAGCGATTGCGCGCCGCTCGGCCTATCTGTCGCTGCTGACGGAATACCCGCATACGCTCGAGCGCGTCGTGCGCATGGTGTGCGCCAGCGGCTGGGCCGCCACCTTCCTCACGCAGCACCCGATCCTGCTCGACGAACTGCTCGATGAGCGCATCCGCAACACGGTGCCGGACCCGGCCGCCCTGGCGCTCGACCTGCAGCGCCAGCTCGACGACGCGCCCGGCGACACGGAGCGGCAGATGGATATCCTGCGCGAAATGCACCACGCGCAGCTGTTCCAGTGCCTGGCGCAAGACCTGGCGGGCGACCTGAGCGTAGAAAAACTGGCCGACTACCTGTCGCAGCTGGCCGACATCATCGTCGCCGCCACCGTGCAAGCCGTCTGGCAAACCTTGCCGACGCGCCACCGCGACGTGCCGAAATTCGCCGTCATCGCGTACGGCAAGCTGGGCGGCAAGGAACTGGGCTATGTGTCCGACCTGGACGTCATTTTCCTCTTCGACGACGACGACCAGGAAGCGCCCGGCCTGTACGCCAAGCTGGCGCAACGTTTCATTACCTGGATGACCTCGCACACGTCGGCCGGCATTCTGTTCGATATCGACATCGCCCTGCGTCCCGACGGCGCCTCGGGCATGCTGGTTTCCAGCGTGCAGGCATTCGAGCGCTACCAGGGCAGCGCAGCCTGGGTGTGGGAACACCAGGCGCTCACACGCGCGCGCTTTTGCGCCGGAGATACCACCATCGGCAAGCATTTTGAGCGCATCCGCGACACGATCTTGCGCAAGGAGCGCCCGGAAAACGGTCCGCTCAAGGGCGAAGTGGTGGCCATGCGCAAGAAGATGCTCGATGCGCATCCGCCACGCCCGGGCAGCTTTGACTTGAAGCAGGATCCGGGCGGCATGATCGACATCGAGTTCATGGTGCAATACCTGGTGCTCCAGCATGCGGCGCAGTATCCGCAACTGACGGCCAACTCGGGCAATATCGCCCTGCTGCGCCTGTGCGGCGAACTGGGACTGATCGACGCCCAGCTGGCCGCCCTGGTCGCCGACGCCTACCGCACGCTGCGCAAGCTGCAGCACCAGTTGCGCCTGCAGGGGCAGGACCTGGCCCGCGTGGAACCGGAGCGCGTGCGCGTACATGCGGATAACGTCGTGCGCCTGTGGCAAGCCATCTTCGGCGCCGCAGCCTGA
- a CDS encoding 16S rRNA (uracil(1498)-N(3))-methyltransferase, giving the protein MPRFFCPQPLVAGTTIALPEAVAHHIQVVRLAPGDVITLFNGEGGEVQASLVTVAKRSVTAEIQTHIAREAELPYAVTLAQALPEASKMDWIIEKAIELGAAGIVPLSAQRCVVRLSSERAEKKLAHWQGIIVSASEQCGRNRLAQLAPLQDFNSWSSQQDLHKRIILTPRAEQSLADWARHQPPQAITVMVGPEGGFSEAEEKAALAAGAIGLAMGPRILRTETAGLTALATLSALWGGM; this is encoded by the coding sequence ATGCCGCGTTTTTTCTGCCCCCAGCCGCTCGTTGCCGGCACCACCATCGCCCTGCCGGAGGCTGTCGCCCACCATATCCAGGTCGTGCGCCTGGCGCCGGGCGATGTCATCACCCTGTTCAATGGCGAAGGCGGCGAAGTGCAAGCGAGCCTGGTGACGGTTGCCAAGCGCAGCGTGACGGCTGAAATCCAGACGCACATAGCGCGCGAAGCGGAGCTGCCCTACGCCGTGACTCTGGCGCAGGCGCTGCCGGAAGCATCCAAAATGGACTGGATCATCGAAAAAGCCATCGAACTGGGCGCGGCGGGCATCGTGCCGCTGTCGGCCCAGCGCTGCGTCGTGCGCTTGTCAAGCGAACGGGCCGAAAAAAAACTCGCGCATTGGCAAGGCATTATCGTTTCCGCTTCGGAACAATGCGGGCGCAACCGCCTGGCGCAGCTGGCACCGCTGCAGGATTTCAATAGCTGGAGTAGCCAGCAAGATTTACATAAACGCATCATTTTGACGCCGCGCGCGGAGCAGTCCCTGGCAGACTGGGCCCGCCACCAGCCGCCGCAAGCCATCACCGTGATGGTAGGACCGGAAGGCGGGTTTTCGGAGGCGGAAGAAAAGGCGGCCCTCGCCGCCGGCGCCATCGGCCTGGCTATGGGCCCGCGCATCCTGCGCACGGAAACGGCGGGCCTGACGGCATTGGCCACGCTGAGTGCCTTGTGGGGCGGGATGTAA
- the gap gene encoding type I glyceraldehyde-3-phosphate dehydrogenase, translating to MTIKVAINGYGRIGRNVLRAFYEGGKKQDIQIVAINDLGDAKSNAHLTRYDTAHGKFPGTVTVEGDNMIVNGDPIRVFAQRNPAEIPWGELGVDVVLECTGFFTTKEKASAHLKGGAKKVIISAPGGKDVDATVVFGVNHSVLKSTDTVISNASCTTNCLAPLVKPLNDAIGIETGLMTTVHAYTNDQVLSDVMHEDLRRARSATMSMIPTKTGAAAAVGLVLPELNGKLDGFAIRVPTINVSLVDLSFIAKRDTTVEEVNALMKAASEGALEGILTYQTEPLVSIDFNHNPASSNFDSTLTKVSGRLVKVSSWYDNEWGFSNRMLDTTVALMSAK from the coding sequence ATGACGATCAAAGTTGCAATCAATGGCTACGGCCGCATCGGCCGTAATGTGTTGCGCGCTTTCTACGAAGGCGGCAAGAAACAGGATATCCAGATCGTTGCCATCAACGACCTGGGCGATGCCAAATCGAACGCCCACCTGACCCGCTATGACACCGCGCACGGCAAGTTCCCGGGCACGGTCACCGTCGAAGGCGACAACATGATCGTCAATGGCGATCCGATCCGCGTATTCGCACAGCGCAATCCGGCTGAAATCCCATGGGGCGAGCTGGGCGTGGACGTCGTGCTGGAATGCACGGGCTTCTTCACCACCAAAGAGAAAGCTTCGGCTCACTTGAAGGGCGGCGCGAAAAAAGTCATCATTTCGGCACCAGGCGGCAAGGATGTCGACGCAACCGTCGTGTTCGGCGTCAACCACTCGGTACTGAAATCGACCGACACCGTCATCTCGAACGCTTCGTGCACCACTAACTGCCTGGCACCGCTGGTCAAGCCGCTCAACGACGCCATCGGCATCGAAACGGGCCTGATGACCACCGTGCACGCCTACACCAACGACCAGGTGCTGTCCGACGTGATGCATGAAGACCTGCGCCGCGCCCGTTCGGCCACCATGAGCATGATCCCGACCAAGACGGGCGCCGCTGCCGCCGTGGGCCTGGTATTGCCTGAGCTGAATGGCAAGCTGGACGGCTTCGCCATCCGCGTGCCGACCATCAACGTGTCGCTGGTCGACCTGTCCTTCATCGCCAAGCGTGACACCACCGTGGAAGAAGTCAACGCCCTGATGAAGGCCGCTTCGGAAGGCGCCCTGGAAGGCATCCTGACGTACCAGACCGAACCGCTGGTCTCGATCGACTTCAACCACAACCCGGCTTCGTCGAACTTCGATTCGACCCTGACCAAAGTGTCGGGCCGCCTGGTGAAAGTATCGTCGTGGTACGACAACGAGTGGGGTTTCTCGAACCGCATGCTCGACACCACCGTCGCACTGATGTCGGCCAAGTAA
- a CDS encoding TonB-dependent receptor, whose protein sequence is MFRKTVLVRALAIAFSATAVTAAVVPVAMAQSNAAGNIYGTVDGAAAGASVVLQNIGTGTKRTVTVDAEGRYFASGMAPGHYKIDLVRDGKTVNTVETDVIVGQGVDASFASSAVQAVQVTGRRSRIDVSSSNNGATFTAKELAKLPIAQNVAAIIQLAPNTTRADSRYSAGASFGGGGASENAYYINGFPVTNPLTQLGASELPFGAIAQAQILTGGFGAEFGRSVGGVVNVTTKSGTNNWEFGAQVAIEPNGLRSTPKDYYYPNTGATSNAATDNTLYLRRNDSSRSEKTYGAYVGGPIIKDKLFMFAAFESRSLDTDAALGTRTSASNATTGWQSNQHKIDRYMAKFDWNITDDHRLEMTLLGDEAKTDRQLYGYDYTNSRRLAKTASQHYKNSEDFSPSVGAETQIIRYTGNLTENLTVNALYGQSKTPNSAVYDPIGTAPADLFQISAASNVRAPGLNYSSPQTLNGAVSANDSASKIKSTRLDLEYKIGNHTIRGGLDDNKLTSTNVGDIYGGGGIWVYGQTRKNGVGDGTVPLQLGGSTVKTSNNPGLLASQGYWVSKRLFSSVTDARSEQSAQYLEDRWQTTKDLLLTLGIRNEGFKNVNGDGDTFLEVKNMISPRFAAAWDVNGDASLKVYGSAGRYALQIPTHLAVRGGSRSTLTREGYTYTGTDAYGQPTGLQSLAPVYSVNNELGQYKDPKTVVAQDIKATYQDELTIGFEKAFSPSLNFGAKVTYRQLKATIDDYCDTRLIDAYAVDNNIDTSNYSGFSCASFNPGKDNTFLVDYAGTRSNYTKVHLTKAQLGFDEAKRTYTAIDLFAEHPMRDGWYGRVNYTWSRSKGNTEGQTRSDNAQTDVAATSTWDNPELMVNANGLLPNNREHQIKAFGFYELNPEWTVGANALLASGRPKNCFGWNPNVPGEVDYGSVYFYCDGAASPRGSKGTLPWDTRLDMNLSYRPQLVKGLALKVDVFNVLNKQTVQTLDETYNVDSSLNVSPTYGRVISYTAPRSVRLTAEYNYKF, encoded by the coding sequence ATGTTTAGAAAAACTGTCTTAGTGCGTGCATTGGCGATTGCATTTAGTGCGACTGCGGTGACTGCAGCTGTCGTTCCTGTCGCAATGGCGCAATCTAACGCTGCCGGTAATATTTACGGTACGGTCGATGGCGCAGCCGCTGGCGCTTCCGTTGTCTTGCAAAATATCGGTACTGGTACCAAACGTACCGTGACGGTCGATGCCGAGGGTCGCTATTTTGCGTCGGGCATGGCTCCAGGCCATTACAAGATTGACTTGGTGCGCGACGGCAAGACCGTCAACACCGTCGAAACCGATGTTATCGTGGGTCAAGGCGTTGATGCATCGTTCGCCAGCAGCGCGGTACAGGCAGTGCAGGTTACCGGTCGTCGTAGTCGCATCGACGTTTCGAGCTCGAACAATGGCGCGACGTTTACCGCCAAAGAACTGGCAAAATTGCCTATCGCGCAAAACGTTGCCGCGATCATTCAGTTGGCGCCTAACACGACCCGTGCTGACTCCCGTTACTCTGCCGGCGCATCGTTCGGCGGCGGCGGCGCTTCGGAAAATGCGTATTACATCAATGGTTTCCCAGTTACCAATCCGCTGACCCAATTGGGCGCATCGGAACTGCCATTCGGCGCGATCGCCCAGGCACAGATCCTGACCGGCGGCTTCGGCGCCGAGTTTGGCCGTTCGGTTGGCGGCGTGGTCAACGTCACGACGAAGAGCGGTACCAACAACTGGGAATTCGGTGCCCAGGTTGCCATCGAGCCTAACGGTTTGCGCTCGACGCCAAAAGACTATTACTACCCGAATACGGGCGCGACGTCGAACGCCGCGACCGACAATACGCTGTACCTGCGCCGCAATGACAGCTCGCGCTCGGAAAAGACGTATGGCGCCTATGTGGGTGGCCCGATCATCAAAGACAAACTGTTCATGTTTGCCGCGTTTGAATCGCGCAGTCTCGATACCGACGCCGCGCTGGGTACCCGTACCTCGGCATCGAACGCCACCACTGGCTGGCAGTCGAACCAGCACAAGATCGACCGCTACATGGCGAAGTTTGACTGGAATATCACGGATGATCACCGTCTGGAAATGACGTTGCTGGGCGACGAAGCCAAGACCGACCGTCAATTGTATGGCTACGACTACACGAACAGCCGTCGTCTTGCCAAGACCGCATCGCAGCACTACAAGAACAGCGAAGACTTCTCGCCATCGGTTGGTGCAGAAACGCAAATTATTCGCTACACGGGTAACCTGACTGAAAACTTGACGGTCAATGCCCTGTACGGTCAAAGCAAAACGCCGAACTCGGCTGTTTATGATCCGATCGGTACCGCACCTGCGGATCTGTTCCAGATCAGCGCCGCCAGCAATGTCCGCGCGCCTGGCTTGAACTACAGCAGCCCGCAAACCTTGAACGGTGCTGTTTCCGCTAACGACTCGGCCAGCAAAATCAAGTCTACCCGTCTGGATCTGGAATACAAGATTGGCAACCACACCATCCGTGGCGGTTTGGATGACAACAAGCTGACCTCGACCAACGTCGGTGACATCTATGGCGGCGGCGGTATCTGGGTGTATGGCCAAACCCGTAAAAACGGTGTTGGTGACGGTACTGTGCCGCTGCAGTTGGGTGGTAGCACCGTGAAGACCTCGAACAATCCTGGTCTGCTGGCTTCCCAGGGTTACTGGGTCAGCAAGCGCCTGTTCTCCAGCGTGACGGATGCTCGTTCCGAGCAAAGCGCACAATACCTGGAAGACCGCTGGCAAACCACGAAGGACCTGTTGCTGACCTTGGGCATTCGTAACGAAGGCTTTAAAAACGTCAACGGCGACGGTGATACCTTCCTGGAAGTGAAGAACATGATCTCGCCACGCTTTGCCGCGGCATGGGACGTCAACGGTGATGCCTCGTTGAAAGTGTACGGTAGCGCTGGTCGTTATGCTCTGCAAATCCCGACCCACCTTGCCGTTCGCGGTGGCAGCCGTTCGACACTGACACGTGAAGGCTACACCTACACGGGTACCGACGCTTACGGTCAGCCGACGGGCCTGCAATCGCTGGCACCGGTTTACTCGGTCAACAACGAATTGGGTCAGTACAAGGATCCAAAAACCGTTGTTGCCCAGGATATCAAGGCAACGTATCAGGATGAGTTGACCATCGGTTTCGAAAAAGCGTTTTCGCCTAGCCTGAACTTTGGCGCGAAAGTGACTTATCGCCAATTGAAAGCCACCATCGATGATTACTGCGATACCCGTTTGATCGATGCTTACGCTGTTGATAACAATATCGATACGTCGAACTACTCCGGTTTTTCGTGTGCATCGTTTAACCCAGGTAAAGACAACACCTTCCTGGTCGACTATGCTGGTACCCGCAGCAACTACACGAAAGTTCACCTGACCAAAGCACAGCTGGGCTTTGACGAAGCGAAACGTACGTACACGGCAATCGATCTGTTTGCTGAGCATCCGATGCGTGATGGCTGGTATGGCCGTGTGAACTACACGTGGTCGCGCAGCAAAGGTAATACCGAAGGTCAAACCCGTTCGGACAATGCCCAAACCGACGTTGCCGCAACGTCGACCTGGGATAATCCAGAGTTGATGGTGAATGCCAACGGCTTGCTGCCAAACAACCGCGAGCACCAAATCAAGGCCTTCGGTTTCTATGAACTGAACCCTGAGTGGACTGTCGGCGCGAACGCCTTGCTGGCTTCGGGTCGTCCGAAGAACTGCTTCGGCTGGAACCCTAACGTTCCTGGCGAAGTGGACTATGGTTCGGTCTACTTCTACTGCGATGGTGCTGCTTCGCCACGCGGCTCCAAAGGCACCCTGCCGTGGGATACGCGTCTGGACATGAATCTGTCCTACCGTCCGCAACTGGTGAAAGGTCTGGCATTGAAAGTTGACGTATTTAACGTACTCAACAAGCAAACCGTGCAGACCCTGGACGAAACGTACAACGTGGACAGCTCGTTGAACGTCAGCCCAACCTACGGCCGCGTTATCAGCTACACCGCACCGCGTTCCGTGCGTCTGACCGCCGAGTACAACTACAAGTTTTAA
- the tkt gene encoding transketolase yields the protein MTTTLPTTKMANAIRALAMDAVQKANSGHPGMPMGMAEIAVALWSGHYRHNPANPKWQNRDRFLLSNGHGSMLHYALLHLTGYDLSMDDIKAFRQMHSKTPGHPEVDITPGIETTTGPLGQGIANAVGMALSEQLLAAEFNKPGYDIVNHYTYAFVGDGCLMEGISHEVCALAGTLGLNKLIALYDDNGISIDGKVEGWFTDDTPARFEAYGWNVIRAVDGHDVAAVAAAIAAAKTASKPTLICCKTIIGKGSPNLQGGDKVHGAALGDKEIAAVREYIGWDAAPFEMPADVYAAWDAKKQGALLEADWNERFAAYSREFPQQAAELSRRMQGELPAAFETALSAAIASCVEKKENIATRKASQNAIQALASSLPEFLGGSADLTGSNLTNWKECVAVRSGQPGNHINYGVREFGMSAIMNGITLHGGYIPFGATFLTFSDYSRNALRMAALMKLRSIFVFTHDSIGLGEDGPTHQSVEHVSSMRLIPNLDNWRPCDTVESAAAWGAAVRRKDGPSTLIFSRQNLPYQERSAEQIDNIYRGGYVLNDVADAKAILIATGSEVELAVAAASALAAEGINVRVVSMPSTDVYDRQDAAYKASVLTKGVPRVAIEAGVTSFWYKYVGLEGAVVGIDTFGESAPAGVLFKHFGFTVENVVAKVKAVIAG from the coding sequence ATGACAACTACGCTCCCGACTACCAAAATGGCCAATGCGATCCGCGCACTGGCAATGGACGCTGTACAAAAGGCCAACTCCGGCCATCCAGGCATGCCGATGGGCATGGCCGAGATCGCAGTTGCTCTGTGGAGTGGTCACTATCGCCACAATCCCGCGAATCCAAAATGGCAGAACCGCGACCGTTTCCTGTTGTCGAACGGCCACGGCTCGATGCTGCATTACGCGCTGCTGCACCTGACCGGTTACGACCTGTCGATGGATGACATCAAGGCTTTCCGCCAGATGCATTCGAAAACCCCGGGCCACCCGGAAGTCGATATCACGCCAGGCATCGAGACGACTACCGGCCCGCTGGGCCAGGGCATCGCCAACGCCGTCGGCATGGCCCTGTCGGAGCAATTGCTGGCTGCTGAATTCAACAAGCCTGGCTACGACATCGTCAATCACTACACTTATGCTTTCGTTGGCGACGGTTGCCTGATGGAAGGTATTTCGCACGAAGTGTGCGCGCTGGCCGGCACCCTGGGCTTGAACAAGCTGATCGCCCTGTACGATGACAACGGCATTTCCATCGACGGCAAAGTCGAAGGCTGGTTCACGGACGACACCCCGGCCCGCTTCGAAGCGTACGGCTGGAACGTCATCCGCGCCGTCGATGGCCACGATGTTGCCGCCGTGGCTGCCGCCATCGCCGCCGCCAAGACCGCATCGAAGCCAACCCTGATCTGCTGCAAGACCATCATCGGCAAGGGTTCGCCGAACCTGCAAGGCGGCGACAAGGTCCACGGCGCCGCGCTGGGCGACAAGGAAATCGCTGCCGTGCGCGAATACATTGGCTGGGATGCCGCGCCATTTGAGATGCCGGCCGACGTGTACGCGGCCTGGGATGCCAAGAAACAAGGCGCCTTGCTGGAAGCGGACTGGAACGAGCGCTTTGCCGCCTACAGCCGTGAATTCCCGCAGCAAGCCGCAGAATTGTCGCGCCGCATGCAGGGCGAGTTGCCAGCCGCGTTTGAAACGGCGCTGTCGGCCGCCATCGCTTCCTGCGTCGAGAAAAAAGAAAACATCGCCACCCGCAAGGCCAGCCAGAACGCCATCCAGGCCCTGGCGTCGTCCCTGCCGGAATTCCTCGGCGGTTCGGCCGACCTGACCGGTTCGAACCTGACCAACTGGAAAGAGTGCGTGGCCGTGCGCTCGGGCCAGCCGGGCAACCATATCAACTACGGCGTGCGCGAATTCGGCATGAGCGCCATCATGAACGGCATCACCTTGCACGGCGGCTACATCCCGTTCGGCGCCACGTTCCTGACGTTCTCCGACTACAGCCGCAATGCCCTGCGCATGGCTGCCCTGATGAAGCTGCGTTCGATCTTCGTGTTCACCCACGATTCGATCGGCCTGGGCGAAGACGGCCCGACGCACCAATCGGTCGAGCACGTCTCGTCGATGCGCCTGATCCCGAACCTGGACAACTGGCGTCCATGCGACACCGTCGAGTCGGCCGCTGCCTGGGGCGCCGCCGTGCGCCGCAAGGATGGCCCGTCGACCCTGATCTTCTCGCGCCAGAACCTGCCGTACCAGGAGCGTAGCGCCGAACAGATCGACAACATCTACCGTGGCGGCTATGTACTGAACGACGTGGCCGATGCCAAGGCGATCCTGATCGCCACCGGTTCCGAAGTGGAACTGGCTGTCGCCGCTGCCAGCGCGCTGGCCGCCGAAGGCATCAACGTGCGCGTGGTGTCGATGCCGTCGACTGACGTGTATGACCGCCAGGACGCCGCCTACAAGGCCAGCGTGCTGACGAAAGGCGTGCCGCGCGTGGCCATCGAAGCGGGTGTGACCAGCTTCTGGTACAAATACGTGGGCCTGGAAGGCGCCGTGGTCGGTATCGACACGTTTGGCGAATCGGCTCCGGCTGGCGTGCTGTTCAAGCACTTCGGCTTCACGGTCGAGAACGTCGTGGCCAAGGTCAAAGCCGTTATCGCTGGCTAA